A genome region from Panicum virgatum strain AP13 chromosome 4K, P.virgatum_v5, whole genome shotgun sequence includes the following:
- the LOC120705098 gene encoding osmotin-like protein has product MAMSSSLAVEAVMMALLLALAVVAAAAGQPTKTVNLTLHNLCPYPVWPLVTANAGVPSVPTDADGEPVGGRLDGNGSGLATLAFPLGPWLGRVVARTGCAPVDDGDGEDDAVVVGRCATGDAPPVTVAQVSVGGPEGRAAYSVSLVDGFNVAIVVTPHGFPEGHRCPTLGCAANLAAECPVGARGPRGGCGGASSSEAAAWFKARCPDTRTNATDVEATPQDCVAPGEIKVVFCPNPDSVAGHHASSLA; this is encoded by the coding sequence ATGGCCATGTCGTCGTCGCTAGCAGTAGAAGCTGTGATGATGGCCTTGTTATTAGCGCTCGCCGTGGTTGCCGCCGCAGCCGGGCAGCCGACGAAGACGGTGAACCTGACCCTCCACAACCTGTGCCCGTACCCGGTGTGGCCACTGGTGACGGCGAACGCGGGCGTGCCCTCCGTCCCCACCGACGCCGACGGTGAGCCCGTGGGCGGCCGCCTCGACGGCAACGGCTCGGGCCTGGCGACGCTGGCGTTCCCGCTGGGTCCGTGGTTGGGACGCGTGGTGGCGCGCACAGGCTGCGCCCccgtcgacgacggcgacggcgaggacgacgcCGTCGTGGTCGGGAGGTGCGCGACGGGGGACGCGCCGCCGGTGACGGTGGCGCAGGTGAGTGTGGGCGGGCCGGAGGGCCGGGCGGCGTACAGCGTGAGCCTCGTCGACGGCTTCAACGTGGCCATCGTCGTCACGCCGCACGGGTTCCCCGAGGGCCACCGGTGCCCCACGCTCGGATGCGCCGCCAACCTCGCCGCCGAGTGCCCCGTCGGAGCCCGGGGGCCGCGGggagggtgcggcggcgcgtcgtcgtcggaggcggcggcgtggttcAAGGCGCGGTGCCCCGACACAAGGACGAACGCCACCGACGTCGAGGCCACGCCGCAGGACTGCGTCGCGCCCGGAGAGATCAAGGTCGTCTTCTGCCCCAACCCAGACAGCGTCGCCGGCCACCATGCTTCTTCACTAGCGTAG